The proteins below are encoded in one region of Sandaracinaceae bacterium:
- a CDS encoding TfuA-like protein — MSCVLFVGPTAWGLDLERWAARVDVRGPACRGAIDALLSAHGAPRPIALVDGLFGRVPALGHREILSALEAGWPVWGLSSLGAIRAAEMDYLGMRGYGRIYARYASLPDLRDDEVALLHEAERPWRPVSEPLVHLREALAHLVAVGSIEDGTRAETLATLERLWFGERTRARLLELLVAREGPGRREELRAELRRFERFRVKTHDLSMFLEEAPWART, encoded by the coding sequence GTGAGCTGCGTCCTGTTCGTCGGCCCGACGGCGTGGGGCCTCGACCTCGAGCGATGGGCAGCCCGGGTCGACGTCCGTGGTCCGGCCTGTCGAGGTGCCATCGACGCGCTGCTCTCGGCGCACGGAGCGCCCCGGCCCATCGCGCTGGTCGATGGGCTCTTCGGTCGAGTGCCTGCGCTCGGGCACCGCGAGATCCTCTCGGCCCTCGAGGCGGGTTGGCCGGTCTGGGGGCTCTCCTCTCTCGGAGCCATCCGCGCGGCCGAGATGGACTACCTGGGCATGCGCGGCTACGGGCGCATCTACGCTCGCTACGCATCCCTCCCCGATCTCCGTGATGACGAGGTGGCGCTGCTCCACGAGGCGGAGCGTCCCTGGCGCCCGGTCAGCGAGCCTCTCGTTCATCTTCGAGAGGCGCTCGCGCACCTCGTCGCGGTGGGCTCGATCGAGGACGGGACGAGGGCCGAAACGCTCGCGACGCTCGAGCGGCTCTGGTTCGGCGAGCGAACGCGTGCGCGCCTGCTCGAGCTGCTCGTCGCGCGGGAGGGGCCCGGGCGGCGGGAGGAGCTCCGCGCCGAGCTGCGCCGCTTCGAGCGCTTCCGAGTCAAGACTCACGATCTCTCGATGTTTCTCGAGGAGGCGCCGTGGGCTCGCACCTGA
- a CDS encoding TIGR02466 family protein, translating into MTLNRATADGVIRCWPTPVYRRQHDTMGDAQGVNEALADHIRRRSREEPSAKASNLGAWQSRADLLRGDAPAVSRLAEWISEAVAALERLVLAIPWEAGHPVAEAWGMLYRARDAQGVHVHPGSVWSGVYYVEVPELEGERGALELFDPRTARRVRHATGIHRIVPSSGLLVAFPSWLEHRVRPHDSPRERIAVAFNVGYRR; encoded by the coding sequence GTGACGTTGAACCGAGCGACCGCGGACGGAGTCATCAGGTGCTGGCCGACCCCCGTCTATCGTCGGCAGCACGACACGATGGGGGACGCGCAGGGAGTGAACGAGGCGCTCGCCGATCATATCCGCCGACGAAGTCGCGAAGAGCCGTCCGCGAAGGCGAGCAACCTCGGCGCGTGGCAGAGCCGGGCGGATCTGCTTCGAGGCGACGCTCCGGCCGTGAGCCGGCTCGCCGAGTGGATCTCGGAGGCCGTCGCCGCGCTCGAGCGGCTGGTCCTGGCCATCCCGTGGGAAGCGGGTCATCCCGTCGCGGAGGCGTGGGGCATGCTCTACCGAGCGCGCGATGCGCAGGGAGTGCACGTGCACCCGGGCTCGGTCTGGAGCGGCGTGTACTACGTCGAAGTGCCAGAGCTCGAGGGCGAACGGGGCGCCCTGGAGCTGTTCGATCCGCGGACGGCCCGACGGGTACGGCACGCGACGGGTATACACCGCATCGTCCCCTCGAGCGGATTGCTCGTGGCGTTCCCCAGCTGGCTCGAGCACCGCGTTCGCCCACACGACTCCCCACGAGAGCGGATCGCCGTCGCCTTCAACGTGGGATATCGCCGATGA
- a CDS encoding EAL domain-containing protein, with the protein MAKKLWTQTAEVPEALRSNPPPARVRAIEANEMGVAFQPIVDLETKTIFAAEMLARCRRASFENPAFLFEQAELQGATGRLGRLTREAGFARAPALPLFVNLHPHELSERWVVRPDDPMNFFEHELFLEVTESAAFDYFEIVDGALRELCGRLNAQLVVDDFGAGQSNLLRIAELGPSVVKLDRSLVMDADQHPAKPIILRHLVKLCEDLGAKVVAEGIETVGELKVVIDSGVHYGQGYLLARPADPMNEVVWPDL; encoded by the coding sequence GTGGCCAAGAAACTCTGGACCCAGACCGCAGAGGTCCCGGAAGCGCTCCGCAGCAACCCGCCTCCCGCGCGTGTTCGCGCCATCGAGGCGAACGAGATGGGCGTGGCGTTTCAGCCCATCGTGGATCTCGAGACGAAGACGATCTTCGCGGCCGAGATGCTCGCGCGGTGCCGGCGCGCGTCCTTCGAGAACCCCGCGTTCCTCTTCGAGCAGGCGGAGCTCCAGGGCGCCACCGGACGGCTGGGGAGGCTGACCCGGGAGGCCGGCTTCGCGCGCGCGCCGGCGCTGCCGCTCTTCGTCAACCTCCACCCCCACGAGCTGAGCGAGCGCTGGGTGGTGCGACCCGACGACCCGATGAACTTCTTCGAGCACGAGCTCTTCCTCGAGGTCACGGAGAGCGCCGCGTTCGACTACTTCGAGATCGTCGACGGCGCGCTGCGCGAGCTCTGCGGGCGGCTCAACGCGCAGCTCGTGGTGGACGACTTCGGCGCCGGCCAGTCGAACCTCCTCCGCATCGCGGAGCTCGGGCCGTCGGTGGTCAAGCTCGACCGGAGCCTGGTGATGGACGCCGACCAGCACCCGGCCAAGCCGATCATCCTCCGGCACCTGGTGAAGCTCTGCGAGGATCTCGGCGCGAAGGTCGTCGCTGAGGGCATCGAGACGGTCGGCGAGCTGAAGGTCGTGATCGACTCCGGCGTGCACTACGGGCAGGGCTACCTGCTCGCGCGGCCCGCCGATCCGATGAACGAGGTCGTCTGGCCGGACCTGTAG